The window GCAGCTCGCCCGGCGCCAGGGCTTCGCCTATCCGGACGAGCAGCGCTTTTTCACCCTGACGCCGCCAGGGCAGGAGTCGGGGGACGGGGGTCAGGACTCGAGCGACAGCAGTCAGAATTAGCCTGGCTCTTAGTGGATGCCTGCCGGTCCAGCTTCTGGCAAGGCCTGCTGAGACGACAGGTGTGCAGGCGCCTCAAAGGTTAGGCTTTGATACCCGTAGCCTCCATCCCCCGTAGCCTCCATCCCCCGGCTGCGCCGCCCCCTTGATAAGGGGGTTGGGGGGATTCGGCGACGACTCCCTTACAAGGGAAGCAAGTCGCTGAAAGGATTTGTTCTTTGGGCGGCTCCGCGGGTGCGCGCGGTAGAGGGGCGGCGGGGTATCGTGGGGGCGACAAGTGGGGAAACAATAGGAGGTCACGCCAGGTGGACGACGAGATACTGGTCTGGATGAACGAGCTCACCGCGGAGATGGAAGAGCGCCGCAAGGTGGTGGAAAAGGGCGGCGGCGAGGCCCGCATCGCCAAGCAGCACGAGGGCGGCAAGCTGACCGCGAGGGAGCGCGTCGCCAAGCTTCTCGACGAGGGCTCCTTCGTCGAACTCGGCGTCTTCGTCGAGCCGCTCGAGAGCGAGCTCATGCGCGGCGTAGAGGCGCCCGGTGAGGGCGTGGTCACCGGCTACGGCAAGATAGGCGGCCGGGTGGTCTTCGTCTTCAGCCAGGACTTCACCGTCCTGGGCGGCAGCCTGGGCAAGCGGCACGCCCAAAAGATCGCCAAGGTGATGGATCTGGCGGTGAAGACGGGCGCGCCCATCATCGGCCTCAACGACTCGGCGGGGGCGCGCATCCAGGAGGGGGTGGACTCGCTCTCGGGCTACGGCGAGGTCTTCTACCGCAACGCCGTCTACTCGGGGGTGGTGCCGCAGATCAGCGCCATCCTTGGCCCCTGCGCGGGCGGCGCGGTCTACAGCCCCGCCCTGACCGACTTCGTCTTGATGAGCCGCGGCTCGAGCTACATGTTCATCACCGGGCCCGAGGTGATCAAGTCGGTCACCAAGGAGGACGTCTCCTTCGAGGGCTTGGGCGGGGCGGCGGTCCACGCCCGTAAGTCCGGGGTGGCGCACCTAGAGGCCGAGAACGACGAGGGCGTCCTGGAGATGATCCGCGAGCTGCTGTCGTTTTTGCCCCAGTCCGCCAAGGAGAAGCCGCCCCTCCTGGAGAGCCGCGACCCCATAGAGCGCGAGACGCCGGAGATTCTCTCCATCGTCCACCCCGACCAGCGCCGGCCCTACCCCATGATCGAGGTGATCAAGGCGCTCGTCGACGACAACGCCTTTTTCGAGACCCAGCCGGACTTTGCCAAGAACATCATCACCGGCTTCGCGCGCCTGGGCGGTAGCAGCGTCGGCGTCGTCGCCAACAACCCCCGGCAGATGGCCGGGACCCTCAATATCGACGCCTCGGACAAGGCCTCGCGCT is drawn from Deinococcota bacterium and contains these coding sequences:
- a CDS encoding acyl-CoA carboxylase subunit beta, with amino-acid sequence MNELTAEMEERRKVVEKGGGEARIAKQHEGGKLTARERVAKLLDEGSFVELGVFVEPLESELMRGVEAPGEGVVTGYGKIGGRVVFVFSQDFTVLGGSLGKRHAQKIAKVMDLAVKTGAPIIGLNDSAGARIQEGVDSLSGYGEVFYRNAVYSGVVPQISAILGPCAGGAVYSPALTDFVLMSRGSSYMFITGPEVIKSVTKEDVSFEGLGGAAVHARKSGVAHLEAENDEGVLEMIRELLSFLPQSAKEKPPLLESRDPIERETPEILSIVHPDQRRPYPMIEVIKALVDDNAFFETQPDFAKNIITGFARLGGSSVGVVANNPRQMAGTLNIDASDKASRFIRTCDCFNVPLVTLVDVTGFMPGVAQEHAGIIRHGAKMLYAYAEATVPKITLIVRKSYGGAYLAMNSRDMGADVVLAWPTSAVAVMGAEGAANIIFRRDIKTSKTPEASRAAKVAEYKARFDNPYWAAGRGYIDDVIDPKDTRKHLIRHLRMLDGKVENRPYKKHGNIPL